From a single Salvia hispanica cultivar TCC Black 2014 unplaced genomic scaffold, UniMelb_Shisp_WGS_1.0 HiC_scaffold_901, whole genome shotgun sequence genomic region:
- the LOC125200318 gene encoding uncharacterized protein LOC125200318 produces the protein MASLSNWFCYASSKVGYSISLYQKTHGRVDAKSFDTIMKTILVGKLTFLHQNKSEDVSPTIGTEAGTFLVRRIPHADPTLAAVEGHEMASTDEKDEPFILEDNECWVLADNEDLKPKDSYDSRSFGPVTLSDIIGRAIYCLKNDVDHGPVNNSDLSANEDSPVLAVELDVDELKKNNRR, from the exons ATGGCGTCCCTCTCGAATTGGTTTTGCTACGCCTCTAGCAAAGTCGGCTactctatctctctctacCAGAAG ACCCATGGACGCGTGGATGCTAAAAGCTTTGATACCATAATGAAAACTATTCTGGTAGGGAAGCTGACTTTTTTGCATCAGAATAAATCAGAAGATGTGTCTCCAACAATCGGGACTGAAGCTGGAACTTTTCTTGTTCGGAGAATTCCACATGCAGATCCAAC GTTAGCTGCCGTTGAGGGACACGAAATGGCTTCAACTGATGAAAAAGATGAACCTTTCATTCTTGAGGATAACGAGTGCTGGGTTCTAGCTGACAATGAAGACCTAAAACCCAAG GACTCCTATGATAGTCGATCATTTGGTCCGGTTACTCTGAGTGACATTATTGGTAGAGCTATATATTGCCTAAAGAACGATGTAGATCACGGGCCTGTGAATAATAG TGATCTCAGTGCAAATGAGGATTCTCCTGTACTGGCGGTGGAACTTGACGTTGACGAGCTGAAGAAGAATAACAGACGGTAA